One region of Syntrophobacter fumaroxidans MPOB genomic DNA includes:
- a CDS encoding B12-binding domain-containing radical SAM protein translates to MNTKEETEDRRIALVFPPAIHPTGPPLGAAALKAFLLSRDPSRSVRVFDLNLAHYEQALRWMREGRLKMSLRKMDHASSAERVADTFRFLRGEKGLDAFASLPDYDEHAGFFSSFETVLNGLFDSFARKLLASLRVPPLADEYFRELIRPVKRFRPRLAGFSILFSQQVYFAAILARYLKEDDATIVFGGATLSVMPRPEVLLADRTVVPVGETRAGIPFGRFIDGLIVGEGETGIDALAGAGGCDPAHVPGLVYSDAGRVRRNGPRRIEKLEELPLPDFDDCNPAAYLSPMPILPYLSSRGCFWRRCAFCTHRKTYLAYREEPPEYTVSRLAELSRRHGAVLFSLVDEMIHPHRFSRLARKILEAGLDIRYAAYAKPTARFDAALLGRLHASGARVVMWGVESGNQRVLDLMRKGTRADRMGRVLEDARRAGIRNLVFVMFGFPSETRQEREDTMRFLEAHRDSIDALSKSRFILLEGADMLETPERFHITRVLDRTDRDPVSVAFDYEVSDGPTQAEARRFYEERMPYLNRFGRSPFFPRYRDHMLVHAVLRDSPRESTQHHE, encoded by the coding sequence ATGAATACAAAGGAAGAAACCGAAGACCGGCGTATCGCCCTCGTGTTTCCGCCCGCGATACACCCCACCGGCCCTCCGCTCGGCGCGGCCGCCCTCAAGGCATTCCTGCTCTCGCGCGATCCGTCGCGTTCCGTCAGGGTGTTCGACCTCAACCTCGCCCACTACGAACAGGCCTTGCGCTGGATGCGGGAAGGGCGGCTGAAGATGAGCCTCCGGAAGATGGACCACGCATCCTCCGCCGAGCGCGTGGCCGACACCTTCCGCTTTCTGCGGGGGGAAAAGGGGCTGGATGCGTTCGCGTCCCTGCCGGACTACGATGAGCACGCCGGATTTTTCAGCAGCTTCGAAACCGTGCTCAACGGCCTCTTCGACAGCTTCGCCCGGAAGCTCCTCGCCAGCCTGCGGGTCCCTCCCCTCGCCGACGAATATTTCCGCGAGCTGATCCGCCCGGTGAAACGGTTTCGTCCGCGGCTGGCGGGATTTTCCATCCTCTTCAGCCAGCAGGTGTACTTCGCCGCGATCCTCGCCCGGTACCTGAAGGAAGACGACGCGACGATCGTTTTCGGCGGGGCCACGCTCTCGGTCATGCCCCGCCCCGAGGTCCTGCTCGCCGACCGGACCGTGGTCCCCGTGGGCGAAACCCGCGCCGGCATCCCTTTCGGACGCTTCATCGACGGGCTCATCGTCGGCGAAGGAGAAACGGGCATCGACGCACTCGCCGGAGCGGGCGGCTGCGACCCGGCGCATGTCCCCGGCCTGGTTTACTCCGATGCGGGACGGGTCCGGCGAAACGGTCCGCGCAGGATCGAGAAGCTCGAAGAGCTGCCCCTGCCCGATTTCGATGACTGCAACCCGGCGGCGTACCTGTCCCCGATGCCCATCCTGCCGTATCTTTCGTCGCGGGGATGCTTCTGGAGAAGATGCGCGTTTTGCACGCACCGGAAGACCTACCTGGCCTACCGCGAAGAGCCCCCCGAATACACCGTCTCGCGGCTTGCAGAGCTGAGCCGGCGGCACGGAGCGGTCCTGTTCAGCCTGGTGGACGAAATGATCCATCCGCATCGCTTCAGCCGTCTTGCCCGGAAAATCCTCGAAGCGGGGCTCGACATCCGTTACGCGGCCTACGCGAAACCGACGGCGCGCTTTGACGCGGCGCTGCTCGGGCGGCTGCATGCTTCCGGGGCCAGGGTTGTGATGTGGGGAGTGGAATCCGGAAACCAGAGGGTGCTCGACCTGATGCGTAAGGGGACTCGCGCGGACCGCATGGGCCGGGTCCTGGAAGATGCCCGCCGCGCCGGCATCCGGAACCTGGTTTTCGTCATGTTCGGTTTCCCTTCGGAAACCCGGCAGGAACGGGAAGACACGATGCGTTTCCTGGAAGCGCACCGGGACAGCATCGATGCGTTGTCTAAGTCCCGCTTCATCCTGCTCGAAGGCGCCGACATGCTCGAAACCCCCGAGCGCTTTCACATCACCCGGGTACTGGATCGAACCGACCGCGATCCCGTATCCGTGGCGTTCGACTACGAAGTCTCCGACGGCCCGACCCAGGCCGAAGCCCGGCGGTTCTACGAAGAACGGATGCCGTACTTGAACCGGTTCGGGCGCTCTCCGTTCTTTCCCCGGTACCGCGACCACATGCTCGTGCACGCGGTGCTGCGCGATTCGCCGCGGGAATCCACACAGCACCATGAGTAA
- a CDS encoding phosphate ABC transporter substrate-binding protein, with protein sequence MIVAISLVLVLTGFAGSAGSVSIIRYQGSPAIAKFIEVANVAYGKAYFTSNVLTKSKGGEECVFNGSCDIGGVANELKPGISEKGGKAVLIGKDGVVVIIHKDNPVETLSLEQLRAVFSGKVKNWKELGGFDEPIQPLATAPFSATHELFKRIVMEHADLNAKVMEPDPTILLYVARNRGAIGLTSFFLVDKPRGVKAVKPDGKEASVSNAAYPLLRPLYLITKEPPREDVKKFIDWAVSKEGQSYLKCCFHGIE encoded by the coding sequence ATGATTGTCGCAATTTCGCTGGTCCTTGTCTTGACCGGTTTTGCCGGCTCTGCCGGCTCGGTCTCCATTATCCGCTATCAGGGCTCTCCGGCTATAGCCAAGTTCATTGAAGTCGCCAATGTTGCCTACGGGAAGGCCTATTTTACCTCCAACGTGCTGACGAAAAGCAAAGGGGGCGAGGAGTGCGTTTTCAACGGCAGTTGCGACATCGGCGGGGTTGCGAATGAGCTCAAGCCCGGCATTTCGGAAAAAGGGGGAAAGGCTGTACTGATCGGAAAGGACGGCGTCGTGGTCATCATCCACAAGGATAACCCGGTGGAGACGCTTTCCCTGGAGCAACTCAGAGCGGTTTTTTCAGGGAAGGTGAAGAACTGGAAGGAACTGGGAGGGTTTGATGAACCGATTCAGCCGCTCGCCACGGCGCCCTTTTCGGCAACGCATGAGCTTTTCAAGAGAATCGTGATGGAACATGCCGATCTCAACGCGAAGGTCATGGAACCGGACCCCACCATACTGCTCTACGTCGCAAGGAACAGGGGGGCCATCGGGCTCACGAGTTTCTTTCTGGTCGACAAGCCCCGGGGGGTCAAGGCGGTGAAGCCCGATGGGAAGGAGGCGAGTGTTTCGAATGCCGCATACCCGCTCTTGAGGCCTTTGTACCTCATCACGAAAGAACCTCCTCGAGAGGATGTGAAGAAATTCATCGACTGGGCGGTTTCGAAGGAAGGGCAGTCTTACCTGAAATGCTGTTTCCACGGGATAGAGTAG
- the hypB gene encoding hydrogenase nickel incorporation protein HypB, which translates to MVTAQLAEEPTRTNDEAAAENRSLLEKHGVVLLNLIGEPGAGKTAILEKILPFLKSRLSVGVIGADIQAGQIEKIAALGVDAVRIESEGSPGLDASMVNKALRQLPLGNLDLVVVDNVGSLVFPAEIDLGGDLKIVVTSVIESMDTPARYPNVFKHAAVVLISKIDLLPYEEYSLGLYIEQLVAANESLKIFPVSALKGEGIEEFSVALGRMVWKRRRHLPT; encoded by the coding sequence ATGGTTACAGCGCAGTTGGCGGAGGAGCCCACACGTACCAACGATGAGGCCGCGGCGGAGAACAGGAGCCTCTTGGAAAAACACGGCGTGGTGTTGCTGAACCTCATCGGCGAGCCCGGAGCAGGGAAGACGGCCATTTTGGAAAAGATTCTGCCCTTCCTGAAAAGCAGACTGAGTGTCGGGGTGATCGGGGCGGACATCCAGGCCGGCCAGATCGAGAAAATCGCGGCATTGGGAGTGGACGCGGTTCGGATTGAAAGCGAAGGAAGTCCCGGCCTGGACGCTTCCATGGTCAACAAGGCCTTGCGGCAATTACCCCTCGGCAACCTCGATCTCGTGGTCGTGGACAATGTCGGCAGCCTGGTTTTCCCTGCCGAAATCGATCTCGGCGGCGATTTGAAGATCGTGGTGACCAGTGTCATCGAGAGCATGGATACGCCGGCCAGATACCCCAATGTCTTCAAGCATGCCGCGGTGGTTTTGATCAGCAAAATAGACCTCTTGCCGTACGAAGAATACAGTTTGGGTCTCTATATCGAACAACTGGTCGCAGCCAACGAGAGCCTCAAGATATTTCCCGTCTCGGCCCTGAAGGGTGAAGGCATTGAGGAGTTCAGCGTTGCCCTCGGCAGGATGGTCTGGAAAAGAAGAAGACATCTGCCGACCTGA
- a CDS encoding sigma 54-interacting transcriptional regulator, producing MLKSDKKDMEQGANLLDTVLELVQAGIVVIDSQARIVRINAVAEILFGLSGEEIVGEPLSATLVDSALADVLKTGQPLGPVSEHRNGRHLLARHHPVMDEGGKVSGALGVYVDITRDGRVKQQLMEARQKEKELEALLDHSHDGVWIMDGKGVTLRVSKSWEDFSGIKREEVIGRTVYDLVADGIYTDSAAIHVIEKREPVTIMYTTRTMKVALVTANPVFGADGRIWRIISNVRDITELNRYRTELEKSEASSRRFRDELKLLRQQQSDDNGIIARSRAMKQVLEAAAQTAASEATILISGETGVGKDVLVRYIHGMSGGNGTLIRVNCGAIPEALMESELFGYEEGSFTGARAKGKPGLFELAQGGTLFLDEVGELPVAMQAKLLHVLQDRTIMRVGGVLPITLNVRVIAATNRDLKAMAEEGQFRQDLYYRLNVIPLHIPPLRDRPDDIIPLVMHFLEKHNKRHKTCKTVGSRALELLKEYVWPGNIRELENTIERLVLTCPKDMIDVQNLHALIDKEDVPPLKELCFSLNASLKDAREEVEKSMIDWALKRFGSTRKAAAALGVTQPTVVRLARKFALNKSGIRLPDE from the coding sequence ATGTTGAAGTCTGACAAGAAAGACATGGAACAGGGAGCCAACCTCCTGGACACTGTCCTTGAATTGGTCCAGGCCGGGATCGTGGTGATCGACAGCCAGGCCAGGATTGTCCGGATCAATGCGGTCGCCGAAATCCTCTTCGGCCTCAGTGGAGAGGAGATCGTCGGGGAGCCGTTGTCTGCAACCCTGGTCGATTCCGCTCTTGCCGACGTGCTGAAAACCGGCCAACCCTTGGGCCCCGTGTCCGAACATCGCAATGGGCGGCACTTGCTCGCCAGACATCACCCGGTGATGGACGAGGGCGGGAAAGTGAGCGGGGCCCTGGGGGTCTACGTCGACATCACCAGGGACGGCCGGGTAAAGCAGCAGCTGATGGAGGCGCGGCAAAAGGAGAAGGAGCTCGAAGCGCTGCTCGACCACTCCCACGATGGGGTCTGGATTATGGACGGCAAGGGCGTCACCCTTCGAGTGAGCAAATCGTGGGAGGATTTTTCCGGGATTAAGCGGGAGGAAGTCATCGGCCGCACGGTGTACGATCTTGTGGCCGACGGCATCTATACCGACTCCGCCGCCATCCACGTCATCGAAAAAAGAGAACCGGTCACCATCATGTATACGACCAGGACCATGAAAGTCGCCCTGGTCACGGCCAACCCCGTTTTTGGCGCCGATGGAAGGATCTGGCGCATAATATCCAATGTCCGCGACATCACCGAGCTGAACCGGTACAGGACGGAGCTGGAAAAAAGCGAGGCCAGCAGCCGCCGTTTCAGGGACGAACTCAAACTCCTGCGCCAGCAACAATCCGACGACAACGGCATTATCGCCCGCAGCCGGGCGATGAAACAGGTACTGGAGGCGGCGGCGCAAACCGCCGCTTCGGAAGCGACGATCCTGATCTCGGGTGAAACCGGGGTCGGCAAAGACGTCCTGGTCCGTTACATCCACGGCATGAGCGGCGGTAACGGCACGTTGATCAGGGTGAACTGCGGGGCGATCCCGGAAGCCCTGATGGAATCGGAGCTTTTCGGGTACGAGGAGGGGTCGTTCACCGGGGCGCGCGCAAAAGGCAAACCCGGGCTGTTTGAGCTTGCCCAAGGGGGCACGCTGTTCCTGGACGAGGTGGGGGAGCTGCCGGTCGCGATGCAGGCCAAGCTCCTGCACGTTCTTCAGGATCGCACCATCATGCGGGTTGGAGGGGTGCTGCCCATCACTCTGAACGTGAGAGTCATCGCCGCAACCAACCGGGACTTGAAAGCCATGGCCGAAGAAGGACAATTTCGCCAGGACCTCTACTATCGGCTGAATGTCATTCCTTTGCACATTCCGCCTTTGCGCGACCGACCCGATGATATTATCCCGCTTGTCATGCATTTCCTGGAAAAGCATAACAAGAGACATAAGACCTGCAAGACCGTCGGCTCTCGTGCCCTGGAACTGCTCAAGGAATATGTCTGGCCCGGCAACATACGCGAGCTGGAGAATACCATCGAGCGGCTGGTCCTGACATGCCCGAAGGATATGATCGATGTTCAGAACCTGCATGCACTCATCGACAAAGAAGACGTTCCGCCTCTGAAGGAACTGTGTTTTTCCCTGAACGCTTCCCTCAAGGACGCCAGGGAAGAAGTGGAGAAATCCATGATCGACTGGGCGCTGAAGCGCTTCGGCAGCACTCGCAAAGCCGCCGCGGCCCTGGGGGTGACCCAGCCGACGGTCGTAAGGCTCGCCCGCAAGTTTGCGCTCAACAAATCGGGCATTCGATTGCCGGACGAATAG
- a CDS encoding ABC transporter permease, with amino-acid sequence MEPTESEGAEVAQETTIRIESEQEALGAGKAADNGGQVDWSNRIGAYREYSALEKFLRRSVRGMFNYSNLRKILSLVIIVILWQLVTTYKIPPFTRVPSPNEVWKEAVAFIPSTHCLMCVIFSMGRIYLGFMIACLIGIPLGLMMGWNRTFKNFTFPTFESLRPIPVISWIPLSVIMFPLTEHSIVFLVFLGAFYPIVLNTLLGVESVRADYIQGALSLGSKPRHIFFDIILPGALPSIFTGMTVGMGLAWVMVVAAEMVAGGYGLGYMTWESYILIAYPRIILGMFIIGACGYLSSTVLRYLATKAMPWRSLF; translated from the coding sequence ATGGAACCAACGGAAAGTGAGGGGGCCGAAGTGGCACAGGAAACCACAATAAGAATCGAATCCGAACAAGAAGCCTTGGGGGCCGGTAAAGCGGCTGACAACGGCGGGCAGGTGGACTGGAGCAACAGGATCGGGGCGTACAGGGAGTATTCCGCCCTTGAAAAGTTCCTGCGGCGCAGCGTCCGTGGTATGTTCAATTACTCGAACCTTCGAAAGATACTGTCTCTTGTCATCATTGTCATCCTCTGGCAGTTGGTCACCACGTACAAAATCCCTCCCTTCACGCGGGTTCCTTCCCCGAACGAGGTCTGGAAGGAAGCGGTCGCCTTTATTCCCAGCACGCACTGTCTCATGTGCGTGATCTTCAGCATGGGGCGAATCTACCTCGGGTTCATGATCGCGTGCCTGATCGGCATCCCCCTGGGTTTGATGATGGGGTGGAATCGCACCTTCAAGAATTTCACGTTTCCCACCTTTGAAAGCTTGAGACCGATTCCGGTGATTTCCTGGATACCCCTGTCCGTGATCATGTTTCCGCTCACCGAGCACAGCATCGTTTTCCTGGTGTTCCTCGGGGCGTTCTACCCCATCGTTCTGAACACGCTCCTGGGGGTGGAAAGCGTTCGCGCGGACTACATCCAGGGTGCCCTGTCCCTGGGGTCCAAACCGCGTCACATCTTTTTCGACATCATTCTGCCCGGCGCGCTGCCCTCGATCTTCACGGGAATGACCGTGGGGATGGGCCTGGCGTGGGTCATGGTGGTCGCCGCGGAAATGGTGGCCGGCGGCTACGGGCTGGGGTACATGACGTGGGAGTCGTACATTCTGATCGCCTATCCCCGAATCATCCTCGGGATGTTCATCATCGGGGCCTGTGGGTATCTTTCCAGCACTGTTCTGAGGTATCTCGCCACCAAAGCCATGCCGTGGCGAAGCCTTTTCTAA
- a CDS encoding ABC transporter ATP-binding protein, whose translation MSLPALNTVTGVEPGEMEMRGVYYSFGEGKEVLDNVSFKVEKGSFTCFCGPSGCGKTSIINLLAGYTVPDMGECLIDGVPVSGPGADRLVVFQETALLPWMTLWENTLYGPKVQGKDLMGEVADRAEELINMVGLTGFEEKYPSQLSGGMQRRAELIRALINQPKVLLMDEPFRGLDAMTRSIMQEYIIKLFEHSGTTILFVTAELEEAIFVGDVAYFLTVAPATVKKRMVIDLPRPRKFEHLTTSNFVELQREAIETVDEEAQKAFSAFVKAKEKRTK comes from the coding sequence ATGAGTTTACCCGCACTTAACACGGTGACAGGGGTTGAACCCGGTGAGATGGAGATGAGGGGTGTCTATTACTCCTTCGGCGAAGGGAAGGAAGTCCTGGACAATGTGTCCTTCAAGGTTGAAAAGGGGTCTTTTACCTGCTTCTGCGGTCCTTCCGGGTGCGGCAAGACGTCCATCATCAATCTGCTGGCCGGTTACACCGTGCCGGACATGGGGGAGTGCCTCATCGACGGCGTGCCCGTCAGCGGTCCGGGGGCGGACAGACTCGTCGTGTTTCAGGAAACCGCGTTGCTGCCGTGGATGACGCTCTGGGAGAATACCCTCTATGGTCCGAAGGTCCAGGGGAAGGACTTGATGGGCGAGGTTGCCGACAGGGCCGAGGAACTCATCAACATGGTGGGCCTCACCGGGTTCGAGGAAAAATACCCAAGCCAGCTCTCCGGCGGCATGCAGCGGCGCGCCGAATTGATCCGCGCGCTGATCAATCAACCCAAAGTCCTGCTGATGGATGAGCCCTTTCGCGGCCTGGACGCCATGACGCGCTCCATCATGCAGGAATACATCATCAAGCTGTTCGAACACTCGGGGACCACGATTCTGTTCGTTACCGCGGAACTGGAAGAGGCGATCTTCGTGGGGGACGTGGCCTATTTTCTTACCGTCGCGCCCGCGACCGTGAAGAAAAGGATGGTCATCGACCTGCCTCGCCCGCGCAAATTCGAACATCTCACGACGTCGAATTTCGTCGAGTTGCAGCGCGAAGCCATCGAAACGGTGGATGAAGAAGCTCAGAAGGCGTTCTCCGCTTTTGTCAAGGCCAAGGAGAAACGGACAAAATAG
- a CDS encoding ABC transporter ATP-binding protein codes for MAKATEGNVVAKHVSLVYDPLGVNVLAVADCSFEIEAGSFLAIVGPSGCGKTTLLNMIAGFDTPTEGEIWVDGACVASPSIRLTPGPDRVVVFQHGALFPWRTVLENVCWGPVMQGTMSRDEAVEKGKEILKIAGLEGCENEYPMNISSGMQRRVEIVRALVNEPKILLLDEPFRALDAMTKSVMHQYLLDLFDATGKTIMFITHDLDEAIFLADRVFVMTTRPGRLKQMIEVDLPRPRNLKTKVTDRFIQLRNEALDAVHEEAQKAFERGEREMAK; via the coding sequence ATGGCAAAGGCAACAGAAGGCAACGTCGTAGCCAAGCATGTGAGCCTGGTGTACGACCCGCTGGGAGTGAACGTGCTCGCCGTGGCCGATTGCAGCTTCGAGATCGAAGCGGGATCCTTTCTGGCCATCGTCGGACCCTCGGGCTGTGGGAAGACCACGTTGCTCAACATGATCGCGGGCTTCGACACTCCCACCGAGGGCGAAATATGGGTAGATGGGGCCTGTGTCGCCTCTCCCTCGATCCGTCTCACTCCCGGGCCCGACAGGGTCGTGGTCTTTCAGCACGGGGCGCTGTTCCCGTGGAGGACCGTTCTTGAAAACGTGTGCTGGGGACCGGTGATGCAGGGGACCATGTCTCGGGATGAGGCTGTCGAGAAGGGAAAGGAAATATTGAAAATCGCGGGTCTCGAAGGCTGCGAAAACGAATATCCCATGAACATCTCCTCCGGGATGCAGAGACGGGTCGAGATTGTCCGGGCACTGGTCAACGAACCCAAAATACTGCTCCTGGACGAACCCTTCCGGGCACTCGACGCCATGACCAAGTCGGTCATGCATCAGTACCTTCTCGATCTGTTCGATGCCACCGGCAAGACCATCATGTTCATCACTCACGACCTCGATGAGGCCATTTTCCTGGCGGACAGGGTCTTTGTGATGACAACGAGGCCCGGGCGTCTCAAGCAGATGATCGAGGTGGATCTTCCCCGGCCGCGGAATTTGAAGACCAAGGTGACCGACAGGTTTATCCAACTCCGGAACGAGGCCCTCGACGCCGTTCACGAGGAGGCTCAAAAGGCTTTCGAGCGGGGCGAGCGTGAAATGGCCAAGTAG
- a CDS encoding EAL domain-containing protein, which yields MSDRVLPYLPDDISNKQIPILVVDDLRDNLDLMEALLVSEGFEVVHLIPSGQEALEFLETHRDIGVILMDMMMPGIDGHEMCRRITTHESTRHIPVIIVTGGALRHNEAVQKSFAAGAVDFVTKPINEVELFMRIHSALALYRERVIRHHKTRELRESEEKFRVTFDQAPVGIAHVNADGRLLLINRRLCEMLGFQERELIESSFPDLCVPENRDVHERELKKSVEQGLEYHGFEIPLVHKDGRIIWTKLTLSPMKDAAGVPKYFIHIVEDITERKNFEDNLRLSATVFEGSTEAIIITDARANILRVNSAFTAMTGYADHEVVGKNPRLLKSGNHHEEFYRAMWATLSSTGQWQGEIWNRRKNGDIFPAWLTLCAVRNSEDKITNYVGISRDITLRKEAEERLSYQASHDALTGLPNRARFHDRLTHALARAGRDRHEFAILFLDLDRFKVINDTLGHTVGDFLLQGVTKRLLGGTRESDTLARWGGDEFIILLESIRGAEDAAVAARRILDVLAEPFSVQGHEVFVSGSIGISVYPRDGEDVQALLRCADIAMYRAKDSGKNDYQFYESTMSTGGLERLKLEGDLRYALKRNEFVLHYQPRVNINTGLIVGAEALIRWDLPDRGLLWPLDFIPLAEESGFIIPIGEWVLRTACLQCRKWQDAGVPHPRVSVNLSTHQFKKDNLTSTVDRILKETGLSPGLLELEITESAMMENLEKAVATLQGLAELGVNVAIDDFGTGYSSLGYLKRFPIGALKIDQSFVRHIPSNIDDTAIAMSIISLGKTLNLKVVAEGVETQEQLTVLRNYQCDEAQGYLFSQPVDADRMTEFLVNPSGLNLSDLFEQ from the coding sequence ATGTCGGATAGGGTCCTCCCATATTTGCCCGACGATATCTCCAATAAGCAGATCCCCATCCTCGTGGTGGACGACCTTCGGGACAACCTCGATCTCATGGAAGCCCTGCTGGTCAGCGAAGGATTCGAAGTCGTTCATTTGATCCCCTCGGGCCAGGAGGCGCTGGAGTTCCTGGAAACGCACCGCGACATCGGCGTCATACTGATGGACATGATGATGCCCGGGATCGACGGTCATGAAATGTGCCGGCGAATCACCACCCACGAATCGACCCGCCACATACCGGTCATCATCGTGACGGGAGGGGCGTTGCGGCACAACGAAGCCGTGCAGAAAAGCTTCGCCGCGGGAGCCGTCGATTTCGTCACCAAGCCCATCAACGAAGTCGAATTGTTCATGCGCATCCACTCCGCGCTGGCCCTTTACAGGGAACGCGTGATTCGCCACCACAAAACCCGCGAGCTGCGGGAGAGCGAAGAAAAATTCCGGGTCACCTTCGACCAGGCACCGGTCGGCATCGCCCATGTCAATGCGGACGGCCGTCTTCTGCTCATCAACCGGCGCCTGTGCGAAATGCTCGGGTTCCAGGAACGGGAGCTGATCGAGTCCTCCTTCCCGGACCTCTGCGTACCCGAGAACAGGGACGTTCACGAACGCGAGCTGAAAAAGTCCGTCGAACAAGGACTCGAATATCACGGCTTCGAAATTCCCCTGGTCCATAAGGACGGCAGGATCATCTGGACCAAGCTCACCCTTTCTCCCATGAAAGACGCGGCGGGCGTCCCCAAGTACTTCATACACATTGTGGAAGACATCACCGAGCGCAAGAATTTCGAGGACAATCTCCGCCTGTCCGCCACCGTGTTCGAGGGGAGCACGGAAGCCATCATCATAACCGACGCCCGGGCCAACATACTCAGGGTCAACAGCGCCTTCACGGCCATGACCGGGTATGCCGATCACGAAGTGGTGGGGAAGAACCCACGCCTCCTGAAATCCGGAAATCACCACGAGGAATTCTACCGCGCCATGTGGGCCACGCTGAGCAGCACCGGGCAGTGGCAGGGCGAGATCTGGAACCGTCGGAAAAACGGCGATATTTTCCCCGCCTGGCTGACCCTGTGCGCCGTGCGCAACAGCGAGGACAAGATCACCAATTACGTGGGAATCTCCAGGGACATCACGCTGCGCAAGGAAGCCGAAGAGCGCCTCAGCTACCAGGCAAGCCATGATGCCCTCACCGGGCTGCCCAACCGGGCGCGGTTTCACGACCGCCTGACCCACGCCCTGGCGCGAGCCGGCCGCGACCGGCACGAATTCGCCATCCTGTTCCTCGACCTGGACCGTTTCAAAGTCATCAACGACACACTGGGGCACACCGTGGGCGACTTTCTCCTGCAGGGGGTCACCAAGCGGCTGCTCGGAGGCACCCGGGAATCGGACACCCTTGCCCGGTGGGGCGGCGACGAGTTCATCATCCTCCTGGAGAGCATCCGCGGAGCCGAGGATGCGGCCGTGGCCGCGCGAAGAATCCTCGACGTCCTGGCCGAACCTTTCAGCGTCCAGGGCCACGAAGTGTTCGTCAGCGGCAGCATCGGGATCAGCGTCTACCCAAGGGACGGCGAGGACGTCCAGGCCCTGCTCCGATGCGCCGACATCGCGATGTACAGGGCCAAGGACAGCGGCAAGAACGACTACCAGTTCTACGAATCCACCATGAGCACGGGCGGGCTCGAACGGTTGAAACTCGAAGGCGACTTGCGCTACGCCTTGAAACGCAACGAATTCGTGCTCCATTACCAGCCCAGGGTCAACATCAACACCGGCCTGATCGTGGGCGCCGAAGCGTTGATCCGCTGGGATCTTCCCGATCGAGGCCTGCTGTGGCCCCTGGATTTCATCCCCCTGGCGGAAGAAAGCGGCTTCATCATCCCCATCGGGGAGTGGGTCCTGAGAACAGCGTGCCTGCAGTGTAGGAAATGGCAGGACGCCGGGGTTCCGCACCCCCGGGTCTCCGTGAATCTGTCCACTCACCAGTTCAAGAAAGACAACCTCACCTCGACGGTGGATCGAATTCTCAAGGAAACGGGGCTGAGCCCCGGGCTGCTCGAGCTCGAGATCACGGAAAGCGCCATGATGGAAAACCTCGAAAAGGCCGTCGCGACCCTCCAGGGCCTTGCGGAACTCGGCGTCAACGTGGCCATCGACGACTTCGGCACCGGGTATTCGTCCCTCGGTTATCTCAAACGGTTCCCCATAGGGGCTCTCAAGATCGACCAGTCGTTTGTCCGGCACATTCCTTCCAATATTGACGATACGGCCATCGCCATGTCGATCATCTCCCTGGGAAAGACCCTGAACCTGAAGGTGGTGGCGGAAGGAGTCGAGACCCAGGAGCAACTGACGGTCCTTCGGAACTACCAGTGCGACGAAGCCCAGGGCTACCTGTTCAGTCAGCCGGTAGATGCCGACCGCATGACCGAATTCCTCGTGAACCCGTCCGGGTTGAACCTGTCCGATCTTTTCGAGCAATGA